The nucleotide sequence CAGAAATTCCATTACCAATAATAACAATGTGCTCCATAGGATTTCGGTTGATAAGTACTAGGTCGTAGTTAAAGATAATAACTTAATTGTTCTTCTTTAATTTAGAATTATTTAAGACTACGGAAATCACCTTTGATCAGGCCAGGAAGTAAAGTTTCTACAACAAAATTGGCTGGGAAGCCCAATAGTCCTTATACAGGACATTATATATATACAAACAGCCTTGAGATATGGAAGTAGTTTAATACGACGGCAGGATTTACTAGCTTGCCTTCTCCAAGGTAAAGGAAAATTCGGACCCTATATCGAGTACACTTTCTACGTAAATCTTCTCGTTGTGGGCCTCAATAATATGCTTAACAATGGCCAATCCCAGACCAGAACCACCTTCGGCCCTACTCCCACTTTTATCGACCCTGTAAAATCTTTCGAAAATTCGGGCAAGGTGTTGCTTGGATATCCCCTCGCCGTTGTCGGTCACCCGTATAATGACCTTGTTTTTAATTAAATTCTCTACACTTACCTCGGTGGTACCGTTCTGCTGCCCATATTTAATGGAATTGACCACTAGGTTGGTGACTACCTGTTGTATTTTCTCCTTATCCGCCTTAACGTAGATGGGATTCTTATAATCCATATCAAAAGTCAGGGTAATATTCTTTTTAGCGGCCTTCATTTCCAAAAGATCAAAAACATTCTGTACCAGTTCCAAAATGTCAAAATCTTCTATCTTCAAATTTAGGTCACCAACTTCCAATTTGGTTATAAGATCCAAATCCTTGACAATGTAAATAAGTCGCTCCACACCCTTGTTGGCCCGTTGAAGATATTTTTTTCTAAGGCTTTTATCATCCATGGCACCATCCAAGAGGGTTAAAATATATCCCTGTACCGTAAATAATGGTGTTTTTAATTCATGGGACACGTTACCCAAAAAATCCTTTCTATATTCTTCCCGGATTTTTAACGTATCTATTTCAATCTTTTTGTCCTTGGCAAACTTCTCTATTTCATCTGTCAAGGACCGCATGTCGGTCGTAATGGTCTTGGGGGCCAAAGAGGTGGACTCCAATAGGGATACGTCGTTATAAATACGCTCAATGTTACGGTAGATAAATTTTTCTATCCTCAATTGTACTACGAGAAATGAAATAAAGCAGGAAGTCACCAAAATGACCGCTAGGAGCCCCC is from Arenibacter algicola and encodes:
- a CDS encoding sensor histidine kinase, which gives rise to MDWGLLAVILVTSCFISFLVVQLRIEKFIYRNIERIYNDVSLLESTSLAPKTITTDMRSLTDEIEKFAKDKKIEIDTLKIREEYRKDFLGNVSHELKTPLFTVQGYILTLLDGAMDDKSLRKKYLQRANKGVERLIYIVKDLDLITKLEVGDLNLKIEDFDILELVQNVFDLLEMKAAKKNITLTFDMDYKNPIYVKADKEKIQQVVTNLVVNSIKYGQQNGTTEVSVENLIKNKVIIRVTDNGEGISKQHLARIFERFYRVDKSGSRAEGGSGLGLAIVKHIIEAHNEKIYVESVLDIGSEFSFTLEKAS